The Streptomyces sp. Mut1 genome window below encodes:
- a CDS encoding ABC transporter ATP-binding protein yields the protein MTDCPHPGTGTGTVRQPPPGWARRLLGYCLRHRTDLLMAFGAAVTAAVATATLPLVLRHVVDGVAAGTTASLAPWTGLLAALGALRFGASFTRRYRSGRLSLGVQYDLRNDAFAALLRLGGAQQDDLRTGQVVSRSISDITLIQTLLQFLPNLTGNALMFLFSLVFMAVLSPLLTVVALVVGPLLWLIALRSRRDLFPANWHAQQEAAEVASTVEATVTGVRVVKGFGQEQRELTGLEARARHLFASRLRVVRFTSRYNPALQAVPALGQVAVLALGGWMALHGRISLGTFLAFTTYLGSFVTPVRQVATLLTVWQQARAGAERVLEVVDEAPVITDAPGARELPDEPPAVSWDDVTFGYGDGAPLLDGFTLYIRPGETVALIGPAGSGKSTAAALLPRFYDVPSGVVRVGGSDVRDLTLDSLRSRIGYVFEESLLLSDTVRANIAYGMPDATDAQVRAAARIARADEFIERLPEGYDTVVGEQGLTLSGGQRQRMALARALIGDPAVLVLDDATSAIDARVEAEIHHRLREDDRRRTTLIVAHRRSTLELADRVAILDGGRVTDTGTPDELRGRSALFRALLATEDTPGDTPAPAPGTAPGCPTPHLWLRPDGDDDEQLEGTAVRAAQALAEAAATSGPGRAGPGGGVLGSAPPSPELLEGLARLPLPAADPKVPTEQAVAADTHFGLGALLRPLRLPLLLGLLLVALDAGAQIAVPVLVRHGVDRGVAHHAGHVLFAAAAVAGLVVAANWLTGVAQVRTTGRTGERLLYTLRVKTFAQLQRLGLDYYERELGGRIMTRMTTDVDALSNFLQTGLITAVVSLLTVLGVLVTLLVIDAELALVLLAALPLLIAATAVFRHYSVPAYREARERISAVNACLQENVTAIRVTQAFRREQRNAADFAVLARSFRDSRLRAQRYMGTFFPFVEFLGTLCSAAVLTVGAAQVRAGELSAGTLIAFLLYVELFFSPIQQLSQVFDGYQQAVVGLGRLRTLMNTPAGTPPAENPRPVPALRGEVEFDAVSFGYAGGGGHRVLHGVSLRIAPGETVALVGATGAGKSTVVKLLARFYDPSAGTVRVDGHDLRDLDLTAFRRRLGVVPQEAHLFSGTVRDAIAYGRPDATDAEVERAARAVGAHEMVAGLRLGYLQPVGERGRGLSAGQRQLLALARAELVDPDVLLLDEATASLDLATERRVAAATEALARRRTTVVVAHRLTTAARADRVVVLDAGTVVETGTHTDLLAARGPYRRLWDAFRETGPGAAVDHLNVSELVKENAR from the coding sequence GTGACGGACTGTCCGCATCCGGGGACCGGTACGGGTACGGTCCGGCAGCCGCCGCCCGGCTGGGCGCGGCGGCTGCTGGGCTACTGCCTGCGGCACCGCACCGATCTCCTCATGGCCTTCGGCGCCGCGGTGACCGCCGCCGTCGCCACCGCCACCCTGCCCCTCGTGCTGCGGCACGTGGTGGACGGGGTGGCGGCCGGCACCACCGCCTCGCTCGCCCCCTGGACCGGACTGCTCGCCGCACTCGGCGCGCTCCGCTTCGGCGCGAGCTTCACCCGCCGCTACCGCTCGGGCCGGCTCTCCCTGGGAGTCCAGTACGACCTGCGCAACGACGCCTTCGCCGCGCTGCTCAGGCTCGGCGGCGCCCAGCAGGACGATCTGCGCACCGGGCAGGTGGTGAGCCGGTCCATCTCCGACATCACCCTCATCCAGACCCTGCTGCAATTCCTGCCCAACCTCACCGGCAACGCGCTGATGTTCCTGTTCTCGCTGGTCTTCATGGCGGTCCTCTCCCCGCTGCTGACCGTCGTGGCGCTGGTCGTCGGCCCGCTGCTCTGGCTGATCGCCCTGCGCAGCCGCCGCGACCTGTTCCCCGCCAACTGGCACGCCCAGCAGGAGGCCGCCGAGGTCGCGTCCACCGTCGAGGCGACCGTCACCGGCGTCCGCGTGGTGAAGGGCTTCGGCCAGGAACAGCGCGAACTCACCGGCCTCGAAGCGCGCGCCCGCCACCTGTTCGCCTCCCGGCTGCGCGTCGTCCGCTTCACCAGCCGCTACAACCCCGCGCTCCAGGCGGTCCCCGCGCTCGGCCAGGTCGCCGTCCTCGCGCTCGGCGGCTGGATGGCCCTGCACGGCCGGATCTCGCTCGGCACCTTCCTCGCCTTCACCACCTACCTGGGCTCCTTCGTCACCCCGGTACGCCAGGTCGCCACCCTGCTCACCGTCTGGCAGCAGGCACGGGCGGGCGCCGAACGCGTCCTGGAGGTCGTGGACGAGGCCCCCGTGATCACGGACGCGCCCGGCGCCCGCGAACTGCCCGACGAGCCCCCGGCCGTCTCCTGGGACGACGTCACCTTCGGGTACGGCGACGGCGCCCCGCTCCTGGACGGCTTCACCCTCTACATCCGCCCCGGCGAGACCGTCGCCCTGATCGGCCCGGCCGGCTCCGGCAAGTCCACCGCCGCCGCCCTGCTGCCCCGCTTCTACGACGTACCCTCCGGCGTCGTACGGGTCGGCGGCAGCGACGTCCGCGACCTCACCCTCGACTCGCTGCGCTCCCGGATCGGCTACGTCTTCGAGGAGAGCCTCCTGCTCTCCGACACCGTGCGCGCCAACATCGCGTACGGAATGCCCGACGCCACCGACGCACAGGTGCGCGCGGCGGCCCGGATCGCCCGCGCCGACGAATTCATCGAACGGCTGCCCGAGGGCTACGACACCGTCGTCGGCGAACAGGGCCTCACCCTCTCCGGCGGCCAGCGCCAGCGCATGGCACTCGCCCGCGCCCTGATCGGCGACCCGGCCGTGCTCGTCCTGGACGACGCCACCTCGGCCATCGACGCCCGGGTCGAGGCCGAGATCCACCACCGGCTCCGCGAGGACGACCGCCGCCGCACCACGCTGATCGTGGCGCACCGACGCTCCACGCTGGAACTCGCCGACCGCGTCGCGATCCTCGACGGCGGCCGCGTCACGGACACCGGTACACCGGACGAACTGCGCGGCAGATCCGCCCTGTTCCGAGCACTCCTCGCCACCGAGGACACCCCGGGCGACACTCCCGCGCCCGCCCCCGGCACGGCCCCGGGCTGCCCCACCCCGCACCTGTGGCTGCGCCCCGACGGCGACGACGACGAACAGCTGGAGGGCACCGCGGTCCGCGCCGCCCAGGCACTCGCCGAGGCCGCGGCCACCTCCGGGCCCGGACGCGCGGGACCCGGCGGCGGGGTGCTCGGCTCGGCCCCGCCCAGCCCCGAACTCCTCGAAGGACTCGCCCGGCTCCCGCTGCCCGCCGCCGACCCGAAGGTGCCCACCGAACAGGCCGTCGCCGCCGACACGCACTTCGGGCTCGGCGCCCTGCTGCGGCCCCTCCGGCTGCCGCTCCTGCTCGGCCTGCTGCTCGTCGCGCTCGACGCCGGAGCCCAGATCGCGGTGCCGGTGCTCGTGCGGCACGGCGTGGACCGGGGCGTCGCCCACCACGCCGGGCACGTCCTGTTCGCCGCGGCGGCGGTCGCCGGCCTGGTGGTGGCCGCGAACTGGCTGACCGGCGTCGCCCAGGTGCGGACCACCGGGCGCACCGGCGAGCGCCTCCTCTACACCTTGCGCGTGAAAACCTTCGCCCAGCTCCAGCGCCTCGGCCTCGACTACTACGAGCGCGAACTCGGCGGCCGGATCATGACCCGGATGACCACCGATGTCGACGCCCTGTCGAACTTCCTCCAGACCGGCCTGATCACCGCCGTGGTCAGCCTGCTCACGGTCCTCGGCGTCCTGGTCACCCTGCTGGTCATCGACGCGGAACTCGCCCTGGTGCTGCTCGCCGCGCTCCCGCTGCTCATCGCCGCCACCGCGGTCTTCCGCCACTACTCGGTCCCCGCCTACCGCGAGGCCCGGGAGCGGATCAGCGCCGTCAACGCCTGCCTCCAGGAGAACGTCACCGCGATCCGCGTCACCCAGGCCTTCCGCCGCGAACAGCGCAACGCCGCCGACTTCGCCGTACTCGCCCGGTCCTTCCGGGACTCCCGGCTGCGCGCCCAGCGGTACATGGGCACGTTCTTCCCGTTCGTCGAATTCCTCGGCACGCTCTGCTCGGCGGCGGTGCTCACCGTGGGCGCGGCCCAGGTGCGCGCGGGGGAGCTGAGCGCGGGCACGCTCATCGCGTTCCTGCTGTACGTGGAGCTGTTCTTCTCACCGATCCAGCAGCTCTCGCAGGTCTTCGACGGCTACCAGCAGGCGGTCGTCGGCCTCGGCCGGCTCCGCACCCTGATGAACACCCCGGCCGGCACCCCGCCCGCGGAGAACCCCCGGCCGGTGCCCGCCCTGCGTGGCGAGGTGGAGTTCGACGCGGTCTCCTTCGGGTACGCGGGCGGCGGCGGCCACCGGGTCCTGCACGGGGTGAGCCTGCGCATCGCGCCGGGCGAGACGGTCGCGCTCGTCGGCGCCACGGGCGCGGGCAAGTCGACGGTGGTCAAGCTCCTCGCCCGGTTCTACGACCCGTCGGCCGGTACGGTCCGGGTGGACGGGCACGACCTGCGCGACCTGGACCTGACCGCCTTCCGCCGCCGGCTGGGCGTGGTCCCGCAGGAGGCGCACCTGTTCAGCGGCACCGTCCGCGACGCCATCGCCTACGGGCGCCCGGACGCCACCGACGCCGAGGTGGAGCGGGCCGCCCGGGCGGTCGGGGCACACGAGATGGTCGCCGGGCTGCGGCTCGGCTACCTCCAGCCGGTGGGGGAGCGGGGCCGCGGTCTCTCCGCCGGGCAGCGCCAGCTCCTCGCCCTGGCACGGGCCGAACTCGTCGACCCGGACGTGCTCCTGCTGGACGAGGCGACCGCCTCGCTGGACCTGGCCACCGAGCGCCGGGTCGCCGCGGCCACCGAGGCGCTGGCCCGTCGCCGTACCACCGTCGTCGTCGCCCACCGGCTGACCACGGCGGCCCGCGCGGACCGGGTGGTGGTGCTCGACGCGGGAACCGTCGTCGAGACCGGCACCCACACCGACCTGCTCGCCGCCCGCGGCCCCTACCGGCGGCTGTGGGACGCCTTCCGGGAGACCGGCCCCGGCGCGGCCGTCGACCACCTGAATGTCAGTGAACTCGTCAAGGAGAACGCACGATGA
- a CDS encoding aldo/keto reductase, with protein sequence MTQYRDFGRTGVKVSPLCLGTMMFGARGNTDHDDSVRIIHHALDSGINFVDTADVYSAGESETIVGKALAGGRRDNVVLATKFHGSLGTDPNEQGNSRRWIIREVENSLRRLGTDWIDLYQVHRPEPGTDFDETLGALSDLVHQGKIRYIGTSTFEPSAIVEGQWTAERRGRERVVAEQPPYSILARGIEREVLPTARRYGLAVLSWSPLAGGWLSGRYREGAAQPDSGRAARQAERFDIASPENAAKLAAAEALAQLADEAGLTLVQLALAFVLEHPAVTSAIIGPRTLDQLTSQLGADRVRLSQDVLDRIDKIVPPGTNLSSRDAGYHPADLTDPALRRRSHPGA encoded by the coding sequence ATGACGCAGTACCGCGATTTCGGCCGCACCGGAGTGAAGGTCAGCCCGCTGTGCCTGGGCACGATGATGTTCGGGGCGCGCGGCAACACCGACCACGACGACAGCGTCCGGATCATCCACCACGCACTGGACTCCGGCATCAACTTCGTGGACACCGCCGACGTCTACTCGGCCGGTGAGTCCGAGACCATCGTCGGCAAGGCACTGGCCGGCGGGCGCCGCGACAACGTCGTCCTCGCCACCAAGTTCCACGGCAGCCTCGGAACCGACCCCAACGAGCAGGGGAACTCCCGCCGTTGGATCATCCGCGAGGTGGAGAACAGCCTGCGCCGGCTCGGCACGGACTGGATCGACCTCTACCAGGTGCACCGCCCCGAGCCCGGCACCGACTTCGACGAGACCCTCGGCGCCCTCTCCGACCTGGTCCACCAGGGCAAGATCCGCTACATCGGCACCTCCACGTTCGAGCCGTCGGCGATCGTGGAGGGCCAGTGGACCGCCGAGCGGCGCGGCCGCGAACGCGTCGTCGCCGAGCAGCCCCCGTACTCGATCCTGGCCCGGGGCATCGAGCGCGAGGTGCTGCCCACCGCCCGGCGGTACGGCCTCGCCGTGCTGTCCTGGAGCCCGCTGGCCGGCGGCTGGCTCTCCGGCCGCTACCGCGAGGGGGCCGCCCAGCCGGACTCCGGCCGGGCCGCCCGGCAGGCCGAGCGGTTCGACATCGCGTCCCCGGAGAACGCCGCCAAGCTCGCCGCCGCCGAGGCGCTCGCCCAGCTGGCCGACGAGGCCGGGCTCACCCTCGTCCAGCTCGCCCTGGCCTTCGTGCTGGAGCACCCCGCCGTCACCTCCGCGATCATCGGCCCGCGCACCCTGGACCAGCTGACCAGCCAGCTCGGCGCGGACCGGGTGCGGCTGAGCCAGGACGTGCTGGACCGGATCGACAAGATCGTCCCGCCGGGCACCAACCTCTCGTCCCGGGACGCCGGTTACCACCCCGCCGACCTCACCGACCCGGCCCTGCGCCGCCGTTCGCACCCCGGCGCGTGA
- a CDS encoding nuclear transport factor 2 family protein has protein sequence MTAYDDAVQRYFAAWNAAPEELDKAVAAAFSDDATYTDPLADVRGHEQLAAAISGARQQFPGFVFRPAGPVDGHHALVRFGWELVAPDGSAPVAGSDVAALTDDGRISSVSGFLDRVPAA, from the coding sequence ATGACCGCGTACGACGACGCCGTGCAGCGCTACTTCGCCGCCTGGAACGCCGCTCCCGAGGAGCTGGACAAGGCCGTCGCCGCGGCGTTCAGCGACGACGCCACGTACACCGACCCGCTCGCCGACGTCCGGGGCCACGAACAGCTGGCGGCGGCCATCTCCGGTGCCCGGCAGCAGTTTCCCGGGTTCGTCTTCCGGCCGGCCGGGCCGGTGGACGGCCACCACGCCCTGGTCCGCTTCGGCTGGGAGCTGGTCGCCCCGGACGGTTCGGCGCCCGTCGCCGGTTCGGACGTGGCGGCCCTCACCGACGACGGGCGGATCAGCTCGGTCAGCGGCTTCCTGGACCGGGTGCCGGCCGCCTGA
- a CDS encoding DUF5709 domain-containing protein, producing the protein MDDADRGDDVYQPQPQSQAGDPVEQLDTEDTLADPELADVLDRGYSPPERPWAAQDLLTTPAEQRRGEPLEERLSRELPEESAPDGDGVGDVVDGDGEPWDGEVGTARAGRLTRDLDVNEPDSMAGEDVGIDGAAASAEEAAMHVIADGPDGT; encoded by the coding sequence ATGGATGATGCCGACCGGGGCGACGACGTCTATCAGCCCCAGCCTCAGTCGCAGGCCGGTGACCCCGTCGAGCAGCTGGACACGGAGGACACCCTCGCCGACCCGGAGCTGGCCGACGTGCTCGACCGGGGCTATTCGCCGCCCGAGCGGCCGTGGGCGGCGCAGGATCTGCTGACGACCCCGGCCGAGCAGCGGCGGGGCGAACCGCTGGAGGAGCGGCTGTCGCGCGAGCTGCCCGAGGAGAGCGCCCCGGACGGGGACGGTGTGGGCGATGTCGTGGACGGGGACGGTGAGCCCTGGGACGGTGAGGTCGGCACCGCGCGCGCCGGACGGCTCACCCGTGACCTCGATGTGAACGAGCCGGACAGCATGGCCGGCGAGGACGTCGGGATCGACGGTGCGGCGGCCTCCGCCGAGGAGGCGGCCATGCACGTCATCGCGGACGGCCCCGACGGGACGTAG
- a CDS encoding DUF6296 family protein, translated as MDYPESYQLVFQSSAVEDDTVTVRRTARSGAGGHPVYEDETGIVRAEISDHGEVRMLASGGHQRLGTPLVVREQAAWNG; from the coding sequence ATGGATTATCCCGAGAGCTACCAGCTCGTGTTCCAGTCGTCGGCCGTCGAGGACGACACGGTGACCGTCCGGCGCACGGCACGGAGCGGAGCGGGCGGGCACCCCGTCTACGAGGACGAGACAGGCATCGTCCGCGCCGAGATCAGCGACCACGGGGAGGTGCGCATGCTCGCCAGCGGCGGCCATCAGCGCCTCGGAACACCCCTGGTGGTACGCGAACAGGCCGCCTGGAACGGCTGA
- a CDS encoding TerD family protein, with the protein MITLNKEDGPADLDGVTHLSIGVSWDPTVGSSGGLMGKLRQKKGTDLDLIAIAMQGADPVRLAGLDSLDPLGNGSLIHSGDNQTGKGDGDDETVTVDFAKVPPNVTAIVFIAAAYKKGSSFQNARNVSIKVYDATGGSSQQVADIWPSLLTTDNGCAVAKAMRVGAGWKLQVINETGKIKQGDEHALMRFAISK; encoded by the coding sequence ATGATCACGTTGAACAAGGAAGACGGCCCGGCGGACCTGGACGGAGTCACCCACCTGTCCATCGGCGTCTCCTGGGACCCCACCGTCGGCAGCAGTGGCGGGCTGATGGGGAAGCTGCGGCAGAAGAAGGGCACGGACCTCGACCTCATCGCCATCGCGATGCAGGGCGCGGACCCGGTCCGGCTGGCAGGCCTGGACTCCCTGGACCCGCTGGGCAACGGCTCGCTGATCCACAGCGGTGACAACCAGACCGGGAAGGGCGACGGCGACGACGAGACGGTCACCGTCGACTTCGCCAAGGTGCCGCCGAACGTCACCGCGATCGTCTTCATCGCCGCCGCGTACAAGAAGGGCAGCTCCTTCCAGAACGCGCGCAACGTCAGCATCAAGGTGTACGACGCCACGGGCGGCAGCAGCCAGCAGGTCGCCGACATCTGGCCGAGCCTGCTCACCACCGACAACGGCTGCGCGGTGGCGAAGGCCATGCGCGTCGGGGCCGGCTGGAAGCTCCAGGTGATCAATGAGACGGGCAAGATCAAGCAGGGCGACGAGCACGCCCTGATGCGTTTCGCGATCAGCAAGTAA
- a CDS encoding DMT family transporter: MIAVLFAILTAFSNGSASVLQRRAALEVPHTDAVGMSLIGHLLRQKVWLAGIGLVIVAAVCQAVALATGPISVVQPIFVIELPATLLLAGFMMRAPLPRPVWLGVAAVTLGLALGMASAAPGGGSSAVHGAAWVPALILTGLVETLLIAGGLATRGNVRAALLATAAACAYALTAALMKDAMARLDGGGGAGALFTSWQLYATAAAGVGALFLLQNALQAGTLVAVQPCLTLGDALISVLYGVTLFGEDLRTGWWVLPELLALGLIAAGCVELARSPLASGNATAPARARRVD, encoded by the coding sequence GTGATCGCCGTCCTGTTCGCCATTCTGACCGCCTTCAGCAACGGTTCCGCCTCCGTCCTCCAGCGCCGCGCCGCCCTCGAAGTCCCGCACACCGACGCCGTGGGGATGTCGCTGATCGGCCACCTGCTGCGCCAGAAGGTGTGGCTCGCGGGAATCGGCCTGGTCATCGTCGCCGCCGTCTGCCAGGCCGTGGCGCTGGCCACGGGCCCGATCTCGGTGGTCCAGCCGATCTTCGTGATCGAGCTTCCGGCGACGCTGCTGCTGGCCGGCTTCATGATGCGGGCGCCGCTGCCCCGGCCGGTCTGGCTCGGGGTGGCGGCCGTGACGCTGGGGCTGGCCCTCGGCATGGCGTCGGCCGCGCCGGGCGGCGGCAGCAGCGCGGTGCACGGGGCCGCGTGGGTGCCGGCGCTGATCCTGACGGGCCTGGTCGAGACGCTGCTGATCGCGGGTGGGCTGGCCACCCGGGGCAATGTCCGTGCGGCCCTGCTGGCCACGGCCGCCGCCTGCGCCTACGCGCTCACCGCCGCGCTGATGAAGGACGCCATGGCCCGGCTCGACGGCGGGGGCGGTGCCGGGGCGCTGTTCACCTCCTGGCAGCTGTACGCCACCGCGGCGGCGGGCGTCGGGGCTCTCTTCCTCCTGCAGAACGCGCTCCAGGCGGGCACGCTCGTCGCCGTGCAGCCGTGTCTGACCCTGGGCGACGCGCTGATCAGCGTCCTGTACGGGGTGACCCTGTTCGGCGAGGACCTGCGCACCGGCTGGTGGGTGCTCCCCGAGCTGCTGGCTCTCGGGCTGATCGCTGCGGGGTGCGTGGAGCTGGCGCGTTCCCCGCTCGCCTCGGGAAACGCGACGGCCCCGGCCCGCGCGCGCCGGGTCGACTGA
- a CDS encoding winged helix DNA-binding domain-containing protein encodes MAAHTKTSAGTAPVLTPRALGRATLERQLLLRRTEMSAKDAVAHLVGLQAQNTKPPYYQLLARLKGFRPAELAALMESREVVRIVTLRSTIHTHTAEDALTLRPLVQPARDRELGVFRKGLTGVDLDRLAELSRAYVEEEPRTPKQIRERLLPEWPEAEPRALSTAARCLLPLVQVTPRGVWGHSGGVALTTAEHWLGRPALPAPAPDATVLRYLGAFGPASVKDMQFWAGLTRLGEVFERLRPRLITFRDENGVELFDLPDAPRPAEDTPAPPRFLPEFDNVLLGHADRTRVIPLHLRGLNGVGNQTYGSVLVDGFFAAVWRLEKTPRDAPAVLTVQELRPLTAAERDALTDEAAALPSVMVPATTDGTGHDIRFARFVDLGR; translated from the coding sequence ATGGCCGCGCACACGAAGACCTCCGCAGGCACCGCACCCGTCCTCACGCCCAGGGCGCTCGGCCGGGCGACCCTGGAACGCCAGCTCCTGCTGCGCCGGACCGAGATGAGCGCGAAGGACGCCGTCGCCCACCTCGTCGGCCTCCAGGCCCAGAACACCAAGCCGCCGTACTACCAGCTCCTGGCACGGCTGAAGGGGTTCAGACCGGCCGAGCTGGCCGCGCTGATGGAGTCGCGCGAGGTCGTCCGCATCGTCACCCTGCGCTCCACCATCCACACCCACACCGCCGAGGACGCGCTGACCCTGCGCCCCCTGGTGCAGCCGGCCCGCGACCGGGAGCTCGGGGTCTTCCGGAAGGGCCTCACGGGCGTGGACCTGGACCGCCTCGCCGAGCTGAGCCGGGCGTACGTGGAGGAGGAGCCCCGCACCCCGAAGCAGATCCGGGAAAGGCTGCTCCCCGAGTGGCCCGAAGCGGAACCGCGTGCGCTGAGCACCGCCGCCCGCTGTCTGCTGCCCCTGGTCCAGGTCACCCCGCGCGGTGTCTGGGGCCACAGCGGCGGCGTCGCGCTGACCACCGCCGAGCACTGGCTCGGCCGGCCGGCCCTGCCGGCACCCGCCCCCGACGCCACCGTGCTGCGCTACCTCGGCGCCTTCGGCCCGGCGTCCGTGAAGGACATGCAGTTCTGGGCGGGGCTGACCCGGCTGGGCGAGGTCTTCGAACGGCTGCGGCCCCGGCTGATCACCTTCCGCGACGAGAACGGCGTCGAACTCTTCGACCTGCCCGACGCCCCGCGCCCCGCCGAGGACACCCCCGCCCCGCCCCGCTTCCTCCCCGAGTTCGACAACGTCCTGCTCGGCCACGCCGACCGCACCCGGGTCATCCCGCTCCACCTCAGGGGGCTCAACGGGGTGGGCAACCAGACCTACGGAAGCGTGCTGGTGGACGGCTTCTTCGCCGCGGTCTGGCGGCTGGAGAAGACCCCGCGCGACGCACCCGCCGTGCTCACCGTGCAGGAACTGCGCCCGCTCACCGCCGCCGAACGCGACGCCCTGACGGACGAGGCGGCCGCCCTGCCTTCCGTGATGGTCCCGGCCACCACCGACGGCACCGGCCACGACATCCGGTTCGCCCGGTTCGTGGACCTCGGCCGCTGA
- a CDS encoding response regulator transcription factor has protein sequence MPESVDAFEMQAALLRLRRTSGLPVAFGGLLSDTRHTRIAEVNGAQTTALRGLVISSGSGLGGKSMALSRPCAVTDYRSSRHISHEYDTAVAAEGLRSVVAVPVVVRREVRGVLYGALREPLVLGDRTFDAAVAAARDVEQALAVRDEVRQLLAATRPDPVGDPGAAPAAWEDVREAHRELRALMPKVTDPALRDELLAVCGRLAAATGTPAPGAREVQLAPREIDVLACVAAGATNAAAAERLGLRPETVKGYLRSAMRRLGAHTRLEAVVAARRAGLLP, from the coding sequence GTGCCGGAATCCGTGGATGCGTTCGAGATGCAAGCGGCGCTGCTGCGGCTGCGCCGGACGAGCGGGCTGCCGGTGGCGTTCGGCGGGCTGCTCTCCGACACCCGGCACACCAGGATCGCCGAGGTGAACGGGGCGCAGACGACGGCGCTGCGCGGGCTCGTGATCTCCTCGGGCAGTGGTCTCGGCGGCAAGTCGATGGCGCTGTCCCGGCCGTGCGCGGTGACCGACTACCGCTCGTCGCGCCACATCAGCCACGAGTACGACACGGCGGTCGCGGCGGAGGGCCTGCGCTCGGTGGTCGCCGTGCCGGTCGTCGTGCGGCGCGAGGTGCGCGGTGTGCTGTACGGGGCGCTGCGTGAGCCGCTGGTGCTCGGGGACCGCACGTTCGACGCGGCGGTGGCGGCGGCCCGTGACGTGGAGCAGGCGCTCGCGGTCCGGGACGAGGTGCGGCAGTTGCTGGCCGCGACCCGGCCGGACCCGGTCGGCGACCCCGGTGCGGCGCCTGCGGCCTGGGAGGACGTCCGGGAGGCGCACCGCGAGCTGCGCGCCCTGATGCCGAAGGTCACCGACCCGGCGCTGCGCGACGAGCTGCTCGCGGTGTGCGGGCGGCTCGCGGCGGCGACCGGCACCCCGGCACCGGGGGCGCGGGAGGTGCAGCTCGCCCCCCGCGAGATCGATGTGCTGGCGTGTGTCGCGGCGGGTGCCACCAACGCGGCGGCGGCGGAGCGGCTGGGGCTGCGCCCGGAGACGGTGAAGGGCTATCTGCGTTCCGCGATGCGCCGGCTCGGGGCGCACACCCGCCTTGAGGCGGTCGTCGCGGCACGGCGCGCGGGGCTGCTGCCTTGA